In the genome of Actinomadura graeca, one region contains:
- a CDS encoding glycosyltransferase, with product MRIVQLANLYSPVSGGLRTAVDMLGSGYAAAGHRRALVVPGPAYTRRDTPDGPVITVPGPSVAPGYRLVLDPRPVLRVLGRLRPDVIEVSDKATLTVAARWARRRGVRTVLFSHERLDAILGPRTPGWVPLEAVADRWNRRLAASFDAIVVTSAFAAAEFARIGAPSLHRVPLGVDLATFRPLAIPHAAGDGTGEPVRLVHLGRLSAEKRPDLAIGAVAELARRGVRARLDVVGDGPCGPRLRAWAERDRLPVRFHGHVGGRAAVAALLARADVALATCPIESFGLAVLEALACGTPVVAADRGAARELLVPGAGAGAAPCAAAFADGVREVLRVPAARRRAAARARAERYPWTTTIEGMLDVLTIRTRPRPRPGPGR from the coding sequence GTGAGGATCGTCCAGCTCGCCAACCTCTACAGCCCCGTCTCCGGCGGCCTCCGCACGGCCGTCGACATGCTCGGCTCCGGCTACGCCGCGGCCGGGCACCGGCGCGCCCTCGTCGTCCCCGGCCCCGCCTACACGCGCCGCGACACCCCGGACGGGCCGGTCATCACCGTGCCGGGGCCCTCGGTCGCGCCCGGGTACCGGCTCGTCCTCGACCCGCGTCCCGTGCTGCGCGTGCTCGGGCGGCTCCGCCCGGACGTCATCGAGGTGTCGGACAAGGCGACCCTGACGGTCGCGGCCCGGTGGGCGCGGCGGCGCGGCGTCCGCACCGTCCTGTTCTCGCACGAGCGGCTCGACGCGATCCTCGGGCCGCGCACGCCCGGCTGGGTGCCGCTGGAGGCCGTCGCCGACCGCTGGAACCGGCGGCTGGCGGCCTCGTTCGACGCGATCGTCGTCACCTCCGCGTTCGCCGCCGCCGAGTTCGCGCGGATCGGCGCGCCGTCGCTGCACCGTGTCCCGCTGGGCGTGGACCTGGCGACGTTCCGCCCTCTCGCCATCCCGCACGCGGCCGGGGACGGGACCGGGGAGCCCGTGCGGCTCGTGCATCTCGGGCGCCTGTCGGCCGAGAAGCGGCCCGACCTCGCGATCGGCGCCGTCGCGGAGCTGGCGCGCCGGGGCGTCCGGGCGCGGCTGGACGTCGTCGGGGACGGGCCGTGCGGCCCCCGCCTGCGCGCCTGGGCGGAACGCGACCGGCTGCCCGTCCGGTTCCACGGCCACGTCGGCGGCCGCGCCGCCGTGGCCGCGCTCCTCGCGCGGGCGGACGTCGCGCTCGCGACCTGCCCGATCGAGTCGTTCGGCCTGGCCGTCCTCGAAGCGCTCGCCTGCGGGACGCCCGTCGTCGCCGCCGACCGGGGCGCCGCGCGCGAGCTGCTCGTCCCCGGCGCCGGGGCGGGGGCGGCGCCGTGCGCGGCGGCGTTCGCCGACGGCGTGCGGGAGGTGCTGCGCGTCCCGGCCGCCCGGCGGCGCGCCGCCGCCCGCGCCCGCGCCGAGCGCTACCCATGGACGACCACGATCGAGGGCATGCTGGACGTCCTGACGATCAGGACGCGACCGCGACCGCGACCAGGACCGGGGCGGTGA
- a CDS encoding YchJ family protein produces MAGCDCGTGVRYRECCGRLHRGEARAGTAEELMRSRFSAFARRDEAYLLRSWHPATRPERVDVGAGPRWVRLEIVRTERGGPGDDKGTVEFRAHYAAGNERGELHEVSRFVRHDGEWVYVRGKARE; encoded by the coding sequence ATGGCCGGATGTGACTGCGGGACCGGTGTCCGCTACCGGGAGTGCTGCGGGCGGCTGCACCGCGGGGAGGCGCGGGCGGGGACCGCCGAGGAGCTGATGCGGTCGCGGTTCAGCGCGTTCGCGCGGCGGGACGAGGCGTACCTGCTGCGCAGCTGGCATCCGGCGACGCGGCCGGAGCGCGTCGACGTCGGCGCCGGGCCGCGGTGGGTGCGGCTGGAGATCGTCCGGACGGAGCGCGGAGGCCCCGGAGACGACAAGGGGACCGTGGAATTCCGTGCCCACTACGCCGCGGGGAACGAGCGCGGGGAATTGCATGAGGTCAGCCGCTTCGTACGGCATGACGGCGAGTGGGTCTACGTCCGGGGCAAGGCCCGGGAGTGA
- a CDS encoding ABC transporter permease gives MLAVRAGRGEATSVLVATLVLIIFTSVLHPDFLRPGQLLDTLQSSVYVGLLACGMAYLLSMREIDLSVGSTFGLTVICTGLLMNHGVPAWPSAGLGILLGAGLGLVNALIVQFIGIPAIVATLATLSVFRGLALALSGGQQVTGLPLDSSFFTLLGGKTLGVPTSVWVLVLVAVLLTLVLRFTPFGYRVREIGSNPEAATFSGISIPRVRLQALVLIGLLAGLSGVLGLAFFTSGDPNIGTGFELQAIAAAIIGGTPLRGGSATVIGACLGAVLLSVVTSGLQYFNIPANWSAFATGGVILAAVALDSLVRRRRRRDDALLGL, from the coding sequence GTGCTGGCCGTCAGAGCCGGACGCGGGGAGGCGACGAGCGTCCTGGTCGCCACCCTGGTCCTGATCATCTTCACCAGCGTGCTGCATCCGGACTTCCTCCGGCCGGGGCAGCTTCTCGACACCCTACAGTCGTCGGTCTACGTCGGGCTCCTGGCCTGCGGCATGGCCTATCTCCTCTCGATGCGCGAGATAGACCTGTCCGTGGGGTCGACGTTCGGGCTGACGGTGATCTGCACCGGGCTGCTCATGAACCACGGTGTGCCGGCCTGGCCGTCCGCCGGGCTGGGCATCCTGCTCGGCGCGGGGCTCGGCCTCGTCAACGCCCTGATCGTGCAGTTCATCGGAATCCCCGCGATCGTGGCGACACTGGCCACGCTGTCGGTCTTCCGCGGACTGGCGCTCGCGCTCAGCGGCGGCCAGCAGGTGACCGGGCTCCCCCTGGACAGCTCGTTCTTCACCCTGCTCGGCGGTAAGACCCTCGGGGTCCCCACGAGCGTGTGGGTGCTGGTCCTGGTGGCCGTCCTCCTTACCCTGGTGCTGCGGTTCACCCCGTTCGGGTACCGGGTGCGCGAGATCGGCTCGAACCCCGAGGCGGCGACGTTCTCCGGGATCTCGATCCCGCGGGTCCGTCTCCAGGCACTGGTCCTCATCGGACTCCTCGCGGGCCTGTCGGGTGTGCTCGGGCTTGCCTTCTTCACCTCCGGTGACCCCAACATCGGCACCGGATTCGAACTCCAGGCGATCGCCGCCGCCATCATCGGCGGGACGCCCCTGCGCGGCGGAAGCGCCACCGTCATCGGTGCCTGCCTCGGCGCGGTCCTGCTGAGCGTCGTCACGAGCGGCCTGCAGTACTTCAACATTCCCGCCAATTGGAGCGCGTTCGCGACCGGCGGAGTCATTCTCGCGGCGGTCGCACTCGACAGTCTGGTGCGGCGACGGCGGCGACGTGACGACGCCCTGCTTGGACTCTGA
- a CDS encoding sugar ABC transporter substrate-binding protein → MKIKSLTLATVLIGSVALAGCGSSDSGDSGKKKSGTLKMGFIYASTTQNPFQEMAFGAKAAAAADGKVTLNAAAPTGVNGPAQVQLFRSAIRNSRDGIGLQSLAPDLFVRPLVQADDDGVPTVAVDAAPPAGTKTTLFVGNSNTEVGRALGEEFIKRVPKDAKGEVVIGNDIPGLRLLEQRIEGLTAVIKKERPNLTIKGPFDAKSEPTDNYNAWNSIVKANPNAMAYLGVGGQDGVSLPLIQKQTGRKFLAGSCDIDPAALKAVKDGSLFALSSPEHWLKGYVALQLLIDHQRKGTKLPEGWWNPGTLVINSANIDEIMKRQVNEQSRTAYFKAITQQQLSDPSKYLKPLEQAN, encoded by the coding sequence GTGAAGATCAAATCTCTTACCCTGGCCACCGTGCTGATCGGCTCCGTCGCACTGGCGGGATGCGGGTCGAGCGACTCCGGCGACTCCGGCAAGAAGAAGTCCGGCACGCTGAAGATGGGCTTCATCTACGCGAGCACCACGCAGAACCCCTTCCAGGAGATGGCGTTCGGGGCCAAGGCCGCGGCGGCCGCCGACGGCAAGGTCACCCTCAACGCCGCCGCGCCGACCGGCGTCAACGGGCCCGCCCAGGTCCAGCTCTTCCGTTCCGCGATCCGGAACTCCCGCGACGGGATCGGGCTCCAGAGCCTCGCGCCCGACCTGTTCGTGCGTCCCCTCGTCCAGGCCGACGACGACGGCGTCCCGACCGTCGCCGTGGACGCCGCGCCCCCGGCCGGCACGAAGACGACGCTCTTCGTCGGCAACAGCAACACCGAGGTCGGGCGGGCGCTCGGCGAGGAGTTCATCAAGCGCGTCCCGAAGGACGCCAAGGGCGAGGTCGTCATCGGCAACGACATCCCCGGCCTCCGCCTGCTCGAGCAGCGCATCGAGGGACTGACCGCCGTCATCAAGAAGGAGCGGCCCAACCTGACGATCAAGGGGCCGTTCGACGCCAAGTCCGAGCCCACCGACAACTACAACGCCTGGAACTCGATCGTCAAGGCGAACCCGAACGCCATGGCCTACCTGGGTGTCGGCGGCCAGGACGGCGTCTCGCTGCCGCTCATCCAGAAGCAGACCGGCCGCAAGTTCCTGGCCGGATCGTGCGACATCGACCCGGCCGCGCTGAAGGCCGTCAAGGACGGGTCGCTGTTCGCCCTGTCCTCGCCCGAGCACTGGCTGAAGGGCTACGTGGCGCTCCAGCTGCTCATCGACCACCAGCGCAAGGGCACCAAGCTGCCGGAGGGCTGGTGGAACCCGGGGACGCTGGTCATCAACTCGGCGAACATCGACGAGATCATGAAGCGGCAGGTCAACGAGCAGAGCCGGACCGCGTACTTCAAGGCGATCACCCAGCAGCAGCTGTCCGACCCGTCCAAGTACCTCAAGCCGCTCGAACAGGCGAACTGA